The proteins below are encoded in one region of Phycisphaerales bacterium:
- a CDS encoding ammonium transporter — protein sequence MPLLASPMNTGLHGDIAWMLTATALVLMMTPGIGFFYGGLVHRKNAYTIVVQSILVMCLVGTIWPILAYSLAFGPDMLGGLVGNFDFVGLKEMWNYPGINIPSQLDMIFQCAFAMVAAALVIGGFAERLNLSAFCLFIPLWIILVYCPVAHWLWGNHPGENTFFSLKNKGTLDFAGGMVVHLNAATAAFVAGCVIGPRAGHKHSERPSGPHLHFCLLGVSLLWFGWLGFNAGSAGAANEIAATAMVNTIFASAVGGLAWIAIEYSRLKRITGPGLAAGMVAGLVAITPACGYITPMASLVIGAIASCVSYTAMYIINERLGCDDSLDVFSVHGISAIWGAIATGLFATLAVNPEGGNGLFNGNAAQLLDQLRGIGYVLVWSGGVSFLLLKVLDWTVGLRCSPAHEALGLDKVQFGLETMTSSKDT from the coding sequence ATGCCTCTGCTTGCATCACCCATGAACACTGGCCTCCACGGGGACATTGCATGGATGCTGACAGCAACGGCGCTCGTTCTCATGATGACACCTGGCATTGGCTTCTTCTATGGTGGCCTGGTACACCGCAAGAATGCCTACACAATCGTCGTACAGTCTATTCTTGTCATGTGCTTGGTTGGAACAATTTGGCCTATTCTTGCTTATAGCCTGGCCTTTGGCCCGGACATGCTTGGTGGCCTGGTTGGGAACTTTGACTTTGTCGGCCTCAAGGAAATGTGGAACTACCCTGGCATAAACATTCCTTCGCAGCTCGATATGATTTTTCAATGCGCCTTCGCAATGGTGGCCGCAGCACTGGTCATCGGGGGCTTTGCCGAACGACTTAATCTATCCGCTTTCTGTTTATTTATTCCACTCTGGATCATCTTGGTGTATTGCCCAGTGGCACACTGGCTCTGGGGCAACCACCCTGGCGAAAATACATTCTTCTCTCTGAAGAACAAGGGCACCCTTGACTTTGCTGGTGGCATGGTCGTGCACTTGAATGCAGCGACTGCAGCCTTTGTTGCAGGCTGTGTCATTGGACCTCGCGCCGGGCACAAACACTCAGAAAGACCTTCTGGTCCACATCTTCATTTCTGCTTGCTTGGCGTCAGCCTTCTTTGGTTTGGATGGCTTGGGTTTAATGCTGGCAGTGCCGGCGCCGCAAACGAGATCGCTGCAACCGCAATGGTGAATACGATCTTTGCGAGCGCTGTGGGCGGGCTCGCTTGGATCGCAATTGAATACAGCCGATTAAAACGAATCACAGGACCAGGTCTAGCAGCAGGCATGGTTGCAGGACTGGTCGCCATCACGCCGGCTTGTGGCTATATCACACCAATGGCATCACTGGTGATTGGAGCCATTGCCAGTTGCGTGTCATACACAGCCATGTACATCATCAACGAGCGACTTGGGTGTGATGACTCTTTAGATGTTTTTAGCGTACATGGCATTTCCGCGATATGGGGCGCCATCGCAACTGGGCTCTTCGCCACACTGGCAGTCAATCCCGAAGGAGGCAATGGCCTATTCAATGGTAATGCTGCCCAGCTCTTGGATCAGCTTCGAGGCATTGGCTATGTACTGGTCTGGAGTGGCGGGGTTTCTTTCCTTCTTCTGAAAGTGCTCGACTGGACTGTTGGCTTGCGATGCAGTCCTGCTCATGAAGCCTTAGGCCTTGATAAAGTCCAGTTCGGACTCGAGACCATGACCTCAAGCAAAGACACCTGA
- a CDS encoding glycosyltransferase, whose translation MRALHINDYAESKGGAEAVMASTLHALREQAVDVDCFTVADVASHRRTPWSYISNGPAARALSKRLESFRPQIVHLHNFYHELSPAILVPIMRFKASGCRVVMTAHDYHLRCPDPTLRWFNQEGAHLIDPQSSINWRRYWAGRWDQRGFGYHLLRTFQHYWNYGVRHRLKTIDCLLCPSHFCLDVMSVLGIPSEYLPNPAPSPEKCSEYERADVPTLLFAGRLEPEKGVEQVVSIWPRDHQVRLEIIGEGSRRGAIEELIVRRGLENSVLLRGHLEQSEVMDRMGRVHGVLLPSRCYESAPNVLVEALSRRTPVLVSNLGGMAEFVRETGAGWTFELDDEISLRTGLAEIENVCRLQRSPITDPEPLLSPRSRQAYVSRLIEVYQSLIQPRREMREVS comes from the coding sequence GTGCGGGCCCTACACATCAATGACTATGCGGAGAGCAAGGGCGGGGCCGAGGCTGTGATGGCCTCCACACTGCATGCGCTGAGAGAGCAGGCCGTTGATGTGGACTGCTTCACGGTAGCTGATGTTGCATCACACCGTCGCACGCCTTGGTCATATATCAGTAACGGGCCTGCCGCGCGGGCTTTGTCGAAACGGCTGGAGTCATTTCGTCCGCAGATTGTCCATCTACACAATTTCTATCATGAACTTTCTCCTGCCATTCTTGTTCCGATCATGCGATTTAAAGCATCTGGATGTCGGGTGGTCATGACCGCCCACGATTACCATTTGCGTTGTCCCGATCCAACGCTGCGATGGTTTAATCAGGAGGGTGCTCACCTGATTGATCCACAAAGCTCAATCAATTGGCGGCGTTATTGGGCAGGCCGCTGGGATCAGCGTGGGTTTGGCTATCACCTATTGAGAACGTTTCAGCATTATTGGAACTATGGTGTGCGTCATCGTCTAAAGACCATTGACTGCCTTCTCTGTCCAAGCCACTTTTGCCTCGATGTGATGTCAGTGCTCGGTATTCCTTCTGAATACCTGCCTAATCCCGCGCCTTCTCCTGAGAAATGTTCAGAGTATGAAAGAGCAGACGTGCCGACGTTGCTTTTTGCAGGAAGATTAGAACCAGAAAAGGGTGTCGAGCAAGTTGTTTCAATTTGGCCTAGAGATCATCAGGTGCGTTTGGAAATCATTGGCGAAGGTTCGCGTCGCGGTGCAATTGAAGAGTTGATTGTGCGACGCGGTCTTGAGAACAGTGTGCTCTTGCGTGGTCATCTCGAGCAGTCAGAGGTGATGGATCGTATGGGTAGGGTGCATGGTGTCCTCTTGCCATCTCGCTGTTACGAGAGTGCGCCCAATGTGTTGGTGGAGGCCTTAAGCCGTCGAACCCCCGTCTTGGTTTCTAACTTAGGTGGCATGGCAGAGTTTGTGCGGGAGACAGGTGCTGGATGGACCTTTGAACTGGATGATGAGATCAGCCTCAGGACTGGTTTGGCTGAGATTGAGAATGTCTGTCGTCTGCAGCGAAGTCCAATTACTGATCCTGAGCCGCTTCTATCGCCACGAAGTAGGCAAGCCTATGTCAGTCGCTTGATCGAGGTCTATCAGTCGTTGATTCAGCCGCGTCGTGAAATGAGAGAGGTCTCATGA
- a CDS encoding serine hydrolase: MKSLVKLAFVSCFISLFSVAVFADGISQDRIDRLDKTLQEWQTEYKIPGLAIAVIYDNQPILMKGYGFADIKSERPVTPETIFAVGSTTKAFTSALIAMEIDQGVMAWDDPITKFLPDFQLQIETDDPDAKVLMTDLLSHQTGFTRMGLLWAGGQASDKVIMETAISAEPLAPFRKRFLYNNVMYMVAGQGLAQAAGQSWRALLESRIFKPLGMTSSTTSVKEAQKDDRLATGYYWNDEKSIFKTVPMRDLLSVAAAGAINSNVKDMAQWLRLQLGKGQFNGTRLIDAARFDEMWEGRITIAGETEYGLGWMVHNEGDDLILEHGGNIDGFAASVAIRPQDGLGYVLLCNVSATPLQAMYETVFDLLLNDQVDEEPALQVVEPLEMLEPYVGTYKANFGPFVNADFVVSESEGNLYIDVPGQMNYQLVAPDDQGRRYFAMTREIFVTFDENNKGDVSALRMHQNGLAFDMPREGVLLIPEIPISLLEPYLGTYEMTEENEGPVLTVLIQGLRLAVDVPGQMIYELESPDESGRRAFRVKESIGVVFKDGQTPHSMTMLMEQDGQIREFHRTKTAEGATLPTLAELDQLRGTAKRGETLASFGVLGMEWAINMKQSGVSGAAKHWLAGTDRARTDIDFGIFGLIEMAVDGDTASERSSFEPFKQLSGRLLRQAQQSHPGFFLGDWHDFYENITVVRRTTLEDQPAILLLLENDGAPSVECYVDSNTGDVLQFDTVAIQPGMGEFPVSVLLADYREVRGLRIPHVMTTKTVEAGDMIMSLQDVKTNLKIGDGIFHLVPREKEHATP; this comes from the coding sequence ATGAAAAGTCTCGTGAAATTGGCTTTCGTGTCTTGTTTTATATCCCTCTTTTCAGTGGCGGTTTTTGCAGACGGGATTTCTCAGGATCGTATTGATCGGTTGGATAAAACACTGCAGGAGTGGCAGACCGAATATAAGATCCCTGGCCTCGCAATTGCTGTCATCTATGATAATCAACCTATTCTGATGAAGGGATATGGTTTTGCAGACATCAAGTCGGAACGCCCTGTAACGCCTGAAACCATTTTTGCAGTCGGGTCAACAACGAAGGCATTTACATCAGCATTAATTGCGATGGAAATTGATCAGGGCGTGATGGCCTGGGATGATCCGATCACTAAGTTTCTTCCTGACTTTCAGCTACAAATTGAAACGGATGATCCCGATGCCAAAGTGCTGATGACAGATCTCCTCTCGCATCAGACTGGCTTTACGAGAATGGGATTGCTGTGGGCTGGTGGGCAGGCAAGTGACAAGGTGATCATGGAGACGGCGATTTCTGCTGAGCCTCTGGCGCCATTTCGTAAACGATTCCTTTACAACAATGTGATGTACATGGTTGCCGGTCAGGGACTTGCTCAGGCAGCCGGTCAATCCTGGCGTGCGCTTTTGGAAAGCAGGATTTTTAAGCCGCTCGGTATGACCAGTTCCACTACTTCGGTCAAGGAGGCTCAAAAAGATGATCGTTTGGCCACGGGCTACTACTGGAATGATGAGAAGTCGATATTTAAAACAGTTCCGATGCGCGATCTTCTTAGTGTGGCGGCTGCTGGTGCCATCAATTCAAATGTCAAAGACATGGCTCAGTGGTTGCGCTTGCAGTTGGGGAAAGGGCAGTTCAATGGTACCCGTCTCATTGATGCCGCGCGATTTGATGAGATGTGGGAGGGCCGGATCACCATTGCAGGTGAGACAGAGTACGGACTTGGTTGGATGGTACACAACGAAGGGGACGATCTAATCCTAGAGCATGGCGGTAACATTGATGGATTTGCAGCATCAGTTGCAATCCGGCCACAAGATGGTCTTGGCTATGTGCTGTTGTGCAATGTCAGCGCTACTCCTTTGCAAGCTATGTATGAGACCGTCTTCGATTTACTACTAAACGATCAGGTTGATGAAGAGCCGGCTCTTCAAGTTGTCGAGCCCTTGGAAATGCTTGAGCCATATGTGGGTACATATAAAGCGAACTTTGGCCCATTCGTTAACGCTGATTTTGTAGTTTCGGAGAGTGAAGGCAATTTGTATATCGATGTGCCTGGTCAAATGAACTACCAGTTAGTAGCACCAGATGATCAAGGTCGTCGCTACTTCGCGATGACGCGAGAGATCTTTGTGACGTTCGATGAGAATAATAAAGGTGATGTCTCGGCTTTGCGCATGCACCAGAATGGTCTTGCTTTTGATATGCCTAGAGAAGGGGTGCTCTTGATTCCGGAGATTCCAATCTCCTTGCTAGAGCCTTATCTGGGGACCTATGAAATGACAGAGGAGAATGAGGGTCCGGTCTTGACCGTCTTGATTCAGGGCTTAAGGCTGGCCGTCGATGTGCCTGGGCAGATGATCTATGAACTTGAGTCGCCAGATGAATCAGGAAGGAGAGCCTTCCGGGTAAAGGAGAGCATTGGCGTGGTGTTCAAGGATGGCCAGACGCCTCATTCGATGACAATGTTGATGGAACAGGATGGGCAGATCAGAGAATTCCATCGCACCAAAACGGCCGAAGGAGCGACGTTGCCAACCCTGGCCGAGCTGGATCAGCTGCGGGGGACCGCCAAGCGAGGGGAAACCTTGGCTTCTTTCGGGGTGCTTGGAATGGAGTGGGCCATCAATATGAAGCAATCGGGTGTCTCTGGTGCCGCCAAGCATTGGCTTGCGGGTACTGATCGGGCTCGGACTGACATCGATTTTGGGATATTTGGTTTGATAGAAATGGCAGTCGATGGAGATACGGCTTCAGAGCGATCAAGTTTTGAGCCATTCAAACAACTGTCTGGCCGTCTATTGCGCCAGGCCCAACAAAGTCATCCAGGTTTCTTTCTTGGTGACTGGCATGACTTCTATGAAAATATCACCGTTGTTCGAAGAACAACATTAGAGGACCAGCCGGCTATTCTTTTGTTGCTCGAAAACGATGGGGCGCCCTCAGTTGAATGTTATGTTGATTCCAATACAGGTGATGTTCTACAGTTCGATACGGTTGCCATTCAGCCGGGCATGGGCGAGTTTCCAGTGTCAGTTCTATTGGCAGACTACCGAGAGGTTCGTGGATTGAGAATTCCTCACGTGATGACAACAAAGACGGTTGAAGCAGGGGATATGATCATGAGCCTCCAAGACGTTAAAACCAATCTCAAGATTGGGGACGGTATCTTTCATCTGGTGCCGCGAGAAAAAGAGCACGCGACACCATAA
- a CDS encoding pyridoxal-phosphate dependent enzyme: MDWIKQRVHIGKFPTPVFDAERLRPGLWIKDDGCCHNLVAGNKVRKLEYLFAQGDGPVATMGAVGSHHILATAVHGARLGRPVKAVVFGRPFDEHASQVLAATLPLVSVEMAKNQLQAFKKLQQLGRYGAVIPAGGSSPVGVLGFVAAGLELAQQIRLGLCPEPRKCFVPLGTAGTAVGLAMGFHAAGLETRVIGVRVVPEAWLSVQQIEQLARDTSRITKTDAMVPEINNRFLGAGYGHHTALTQRSVALARSMGFALEETYTGKALAAALDDSGGPDLYWQTHSTQSLSPLLAGAPVPKPQQWGWTSGVFA; the protein is encoded by the coding sequence TTGGATTGGATCAAGCAAAGAGTTCATATAGGCAAATTCCCGACGCCAGTCTTTGATGCTGAGCGTTTGCGCCCCGGACTTTGGATCAAAGATGATGGCTGTTGTCACAACCTTGTGGCTGGTAACAAAGTTCGAAAATTAGAGTATTTATTCGCGCAAGGTGATGGTCCTGTCGCCACGATGGGGGCCGTCGGATCACACCACATCCTGGCCACAGCAGTGCACGGCGCTCGTTTAGGTCGCCCCGTGAAGGCCGTTGTGTTTGGTCGTCCTTTTGACGAACATGCTTCCCAAGTCTTGGCAGCGACGTTGCCACTCGTGTCAGTCGAAATGGCGAAGAATCAACTGCAGGCATTCAAGAAGCTACAGCAACTTGGGCGGTATGGAGCGGTCATTCCAGCGGGCGGATCGAGCCCGGTCGGCGTTTTAGGATTTGTGGCAGCTGGTTTGGAGCTAGCGCAGCAGATTCGGCTGGGCCTTTGCCCTGAGCCAAGAAAGTGCTTTGTGCCGTTGGGTACTGCAGGTACCGCTGTGGGATTGGCAATGGGCTTCCATGCGGCAGGCCTCGAAACAAGAGTGATCGGGGTTCGTGTGGTGCCCGAGGCATGGCTCTCCGTTCAGCAGATAGAGCAACTGGCACGGGACACATCACGAATCACGAAAACTGATGCTATGGTTCCTGAGATTAACAATAGATTTCTGGGTGCAGGGTATGGCCATCACACTGCCTTAACTCAGCGAAGTGTTGCTCTTGCTCGCAGTATGGGGTTCGCGTTAGAGGAAACCTATACCGGAAAAGCCCTTGCCGCAGCGCTCGATGACTCAGGTGGACCGGATCTCTATTGGCAAACCCACTCGACGCAAAGTCTCTCGCCATTGCTGGCAGGAGCGCCAGTACCCAAGCCTCAGCAATGGGGGTGGACATCAGGTGTCTTTGCTTGA
- a CDS encoding NAD(P)H-dependent oxidoreductase codes for MSTHPRILAISGSLRKHSCNKMLLEIAAMGAREAGAEVTMLELNDLPLPLYNQDIEDSMGEPSEVVELKKMFMAHQGLLIASPEYNGSLTAALKNLIDWASRADQQHPPLACFSGKVAGIMSVSPGKMGGSRGLMHLRTILQGIKVQVLAHQICIADSSRSFNEKGGLVEPSFDQGTRMLGSQVAHQIKEAATSAA; via the coding sequence GTGAGTACTCATCCGCGTATTTTGGCCATTTCAGGAAGTCTACGAAAACACTCTTGTAACAAGATGTTGCTTGAGATTGCTGCGATGGGCGCAAGAGAGGCTGGTGCGGAAGTGACCATGCTTGAGCTGAACGATCTTCCACTGCCACTTTATAACCAGGATATCGAGGACAGTATGGGGGAGCCGTCTGAGGTTGTTGAACTCAAGAAGATGTTTATGGCTCATCAGGGTCTTCTCATCGCATCTCCGGAGTACAACGGGTCACTCACAGCAGCTCTTAAGAACTTGATTGATTGGGCCTCACGTGCAGATCAGCAGCATCCACCGCTGGCTTGTTTTTCGGGAAAGGTTGCTGGCATCATGTCAGTGTCACCAGGGAAAATGGGTGGTTCGCGGGGATTAATGCACCTTCGCACCATACTGCAAGGCATTAAAGTCCAAGTCTTGGCTCATCAAATTTGTATTGCAGATTCATCTCGCTCTTTTAATGAAAAGGGTGGGCTTGTTGAGCCATCATTCGATCAGGGGACACGAATGTTGGGGTCACAGGTCGCTCATCAAATTAAAGAAGCTGCAACGTCCGCTGCCTGA
- a CDS encoding glycosyltransferase produces the protein MKRLLLVTPFFPPQHAAASLRTASFASAWSELGADVTVLTTKKRHDQQGMPSVFAGVDVQEIPFKVKGFVERARAGHKREQLDERNANQAQEGKAAKVKRWTGAYSAARMPDVTDAWVGPAVDWGKRNGPWDIVVSSIGPYTAHLVALKLKQAGVVGQWVGDYRDLWTGNHIYHGLFPFTIKEKYLERRCLAAMDHVTAVSSPLASWLRQRSKAPIHVVPNGFDPAIERPVEPSAENSRVFRLVYTGSIHQRGQSPEPLLKALKILDGRRDKAMLPIQLVVAGSSESLWRSHAIQLGIEHLIDGRGLLSQEESLCLQANANALIVLDWNHVDAGVLTTKLCEYLPCDAPVLAIGGRLGEGDCVIAQVLQATGRGVHLGDNECHIAEVIESLLAHPDALGLVKNEAEISVYERPRIAKKMWGIIAAD, from the coding sequence ATGAAGCGTCTGCTATTAGTAACACCATTTTTCCCACCGCAGCATGCTGCAGCATCTCTTCGTACGGCCTCGTTTGCGAGTGCCTGGTCAGAGCTTGGCGCCGATGTCACAGTGCTCACAACGAAGAAGCGCCATGATCAACAAGGTATGCCATCTGTATTCGCAGGTGTTGATGTCCAGGAGATTCCTTTTAAGGTCAAGGGATTTGTTGAGCGGGCTCGGGCAGGTCATAAGCGTGAACAGCTTGATGAACGAAACGCCAATCAAGCCCAGGAGGGAAAAGCCGCAAAGGTGAAGCGATGGACGGGGGCGTATAGCGCCGCTCGTATGCCAGATGTGACTGATGCATGGGTCGGCCCAGCGGTTGACTGGGGAAAACGCAATGGACCTTGGGATATTGTGGTTAGCTCCATAGGTCCGTACACGGCGCATCTGGTGGCATTAAAACTAAAGCAAGCAGGTGTCGTAGGCCAATGGGTCGGTGACTATAGAGATCTTTGGACAGGCAATCATATCTACCATGGATTGTTTCCATTCACGATCAAAGAAAAGTATCTTGAGCGTCGATGCCTAGCGGCCATGGATCACGTCACTGCCGTGAGTAGCCCATTGGCCAGCTGGCTGCGTCAGAGGAGCAAGGCGCCCATCCATGTTGTGCCAAATGGATTTGATCCCGCTATCGAACGTCCTGTGGAGCCATCTGCCGAGAACTCGCGTGTCTTCCGGCTTGTTTATACAGGATCTATTCATCAGCGCGGCCAAAGCCCAGAACCGTTGCTGAAGGCACTTAAGATTTTGGATGGCAGGCGAGACAAAGCAATGCTTCCAATTCAATTGGTTGTCGCAGGATCAAGTGAATCTCTGTGGCGTTCGCATGCCATTCAACTAGGGATTGAGCACCTCATTGATGGTCGAGGTTTGCTTTCTCAAGAGGAGTCATTGTGTTTGCAGGCGAACGCTAATGCATTAATTGTGCTTGATTGGAACCATGTAGATGCTGGTGTCTTGACGACGAAACTCTGTGAATATCTGCCTTGTGATGCGCCTGTGCTGGCGATTGGAGGTCGCCTTGGTGAGGGGGATTGTGTTATTGCGCAAGTCCTTCAAGCAACTGGTCGTGGTGTTCATTTAGGTGATAATGAGTGTCATATTGCTGAAGTGATTGAATCACTTCTGGCACATCCTGACGCATTAGGATTGGTTAAGAATGAGGCTGAAATCTCCGTTTATGAAAGGCCTCGGATTGCAAAAAAAATGTGGGGTATAATCGCCGCTGATTAG
- a CDS encoding aminotransferase class I/II-fold pyridoxal phosphate-dependent enzyme, which translates to MKDPDIDTHSHKIYVNKRLRGFGESIFAEMNRLAQQHKAVNLGQGAPDFDGPQFVKDAAIEAINNKSNQYAPLAGLPALTEAIAGRFKKDSGIETNPQTEITVTSGCTEAIAATLLGLLEPGDEVVVFEPSYDSYVPCICLAGATARFVALTPPDFVIDAKKLDAACNERTRAIIVNTPHNPSGHACTREELSAIAEIAQKRDLIVITDEVYEHLTYEREHIRMATLPGMRNRTITLSSLGKTYSMTGWKIGWAIASPELSLAVRAAHQFLTFSAPPPLQWAAATALSCSDDYFTELCSTFNHRRNLLMEGLGNVGFTVFKPHAGYFVLVDHRAFGFPSDRMFCRYMTEEVGVAAIPASALYANPEHGENLVRFAFCKSEKTIEAALDRLHARLRRP; encoded by the coding sequence ATGAAAGACCCTGATATCGACACACATTCACATAAAATTTATGTCAATAAACGGCTTCGAGGCTTTGGCGAATCAATCTTTGCTGAAATGAACCGCCTGGCCCAACAACATAAAGCCGTGAATTTAGGCCAAGGTGCACCAGACTTTGATGGGCCTCAGTTTGTTAAAGATGCCGCCATTGAAGCGATTAATAACAAGTCGAATCAATATGCACCCCTGGCTGGACTTCCAGCGCTCACTGAAGCAATCGCGGGTCGATTCAAAAAAGACTCGGGCATCGAAACAAATCCACAAACCGAAATCACGGTCACATCTGGTTGCACAGAAGCAATTGCTGCCACACTCCTGGGATTACTGGAGCCTGGTGATGAGGTTGTTGTCTTTGAGCCTAGCTATGATTCATATGTCCCATGCATCTGCCTTGCAGGGGCAACTGCCCGATTTGTCGCTCTAACACCACCCGATTTTGTGATCGACGCAAAGAAACTTGATGCTGCATGCAATGAGCGAACGCGTGCAATCATTGTCAATACACCGCACAATCCCTCCGGCCATGCTTGCACAAGAGAAGAACTCAGTGCAATTGCCGAGATCGCTCAAAAGCGAGATCTCATCGTCATCACTGATGAAGTGTATGAGCATCTCACTTACGAGCGGGAACACATTCGCATGGCCACGTTGCCTGGAATGCGGAATCGAACCATCACCTTGTCCAGCCTCGGAAAAACTTACTCGATGACTGGCTGGAAAATAGGATGGGCCATTGCATCACCAGAACTGTCTTTAGCCGTTCGAGCAGCCCATCAATTTCTCACATTCTCAGCACCTCCGCCACTTCAATGGGCTGCTGCCACAGCACTCTCTTGCAGTGACGACTACTTCACTGAATTATGCAGCACATTTAACCATCGTAGAAATTTGCTGATGGAAGGATTAGGCAATGTGGGCTTCACTGTATTTAAGCCTCATGCTGGCTACTTTGTCTTGGTGGATCACCGCGCATTTGGCTTTCCATCAGATCGAATGTTCTGCCGTTATATGACTGAAGAAGTTGGCGTCGCAGCAATACCAGCAAGCGCACTCTATGCGAATCCAGAGCATGGAGAGAATCTTGTGAGATTTGCATTTTGCAAAAGCGAAAAGACCATTGAAGCTGCCCTCGACCGACTTCACGCGCGACTACGCCGCCCCTGA
- a CDS encoding polysaccharide deacetylase family protein, producing MHGSIKSVGASLLKRIDMSHSCLSARRGTDRDHLVSLMFHGISASEQVLGGYGDDQLVNTIDEFAEVIEYFHSQGFQFLRCADLLADLPRNGRFVHLSFDDGYANNLAVLPVLEQFQVPATFFIATGHIESGDAFWWDAVYHVGLEQGHGRRQIDRLQLEIKNQAPRAFHRSLDTLFGDGPIRPQGDHDRPMTIDELKQLAAHSLVEIGNHSHNHYALPHCTPEVAVQQITDAQEWLVDVLGQPAKAFAYPYGYWDKTSIQAVAAAGIQLAFGTHGGRARIPIQGHCQRSIGRYELKTGDPINGQCRMMRSPWSVFDFAHKVLINKH from the coding sequence ATGCACGGATCAATTAAGAGTGTTGGCGCTAGCTTGCTAAAGCGTATCGATATGAGTCACTCTTGCCTCTCTGCGCGCAGAGGAACTGATCGAGATCATCTGGTGAGTCTAATGTTTCATGGCATCTCAGCCAGCGAGCAAGTGCTTGGTGGATATGGTGATGATCAGCTGGTTAATACAATTGATGAATTTGCCGAGGTCATTGAGTATTTTCATTCACAAGGGTTTCAATTTCTGCGATGTGCGGATCTCTTGGCCGATCTGCCCAGAAATGGCCGGTTTGTTCATCTGAGTTTCGATGATGGATATGCCAATAATCTGGCGGTGCTTCCAGTGCTGGAGCAATTTCAAGTGCCTGCCACGTTCTTTATTGCCACGGGACATATTGAAAGTGGTGATGCATTTTGGTGGGATGCGGTGTATCACGTCGGATTAGAACAGGGGCATGGGCGAAGGCAAATTGATCGTCTGCAACTGGAGATAAAAAATCAGGCTCCCCGCGCATTTCATCGGTCTCTTGATACTCTTTTTGGAGATGGGCCAATCAGGCCGCAAGGAGATCATGATCGCCCTATGACGATTGATGAGCTCAAACAATTAGCAGCTCATTCTTTGGTCGAGATCGGCAACCACAGTCACAATCACTACGCACTGCCGCATTGCACGCCTGAAGTTGCTGTCCAGCAGATCACCGATGCTCAAGAGTGGCTGGTTGATGTGCTGGGGCAGCCAGCGAAGGCTTTTGCATATCCATATGGGTATTGGGATAAGACCTCGATTCAGGCAGTTGCTGCCGCGGGCATTCAGCTGGCGTTCGGGACTCATGGTGGGCGTGCAAGAATACCCATCCAGGGCCATTGTCAGCGGTCGATTGGTCGCTATGAGCTCAAGACCGGGGATCCAATCAATGGACAGTGCCGGATGATGCGGTCACCATGGAGTGTCTTCGACTTCGCTCATAAAGTGTTGATCAACAAGCACTGA
- a CDS encoding YigZ family protein, with protein sequence MDSYLSIAGPSYGEIEKIKGSRFLSAAFPLSAVSDAEKALDTVRKAHQGATHHCYAWRIVVQGQKSSDDGEPAGTAGKPIASQIAGHELWDVLVVVVRYYGGTKLGTGGLIRAYAAAAKAVLTDAVFVERRKMATLRVTHAYEHASAIAAVIARYQIEIVARRYDVTTYLELSVPEVKLRLVIADLRDATSGQAIIESLS encoded by the coding sequence ATGGATTCCTACCTGAGCATTGCTGGGCCCAGCTATGGCGAAATCGAGAAGATCAAGGGCTCTCGTTTTCTTTCGGCAGCCTTTCCACTAAGCGCAGTCAGCGATGCAGAGAAGGCCCTCGATACCGTGCGTAAAGCCCATCAGGGGGCGACGCATCATTGCTACGCATGGAGAATCGTTGTTCAGGGGCAGAAATCTTCAGATGACGGTGAACCCGCTGGCACAGCTGGTAAGCCAATTGCTAGTCAAATTGCCGGCCATGAGCTTTGGGACGTGCTGGTGGTGGTGGTGCGGTATTACGGTGGCACCAAACTTGGCACTGGCGGCTTGATACGTGCTTATGCAGCAGCTGCAAAAGCAGTGCTCACTGATGCTGTCTTTGTAGAACGTCGCAAAATGGCGACACTACGCGTCACCCATGCATATGAACATGCCAGTGCGATTGCGGCAGTGATTGCTCGTTATCAGATAGAGATCGTTGCTCGTCGTTATGACGTTACGACTTATCTTGAGTTGAGCGTGCCTGAGGTAAAGCTCCGTCTAGTGATTGCGGATCTCCGGGACGCAACCAGTGGCCAGGCCATCATAGAATCACTGTCTTGA